A genomic segment from Xiphophorus maculatus strain JP 163 A chromosome 6, X_maculatus-5.0-male, whole genome shotgun sequence encodes:
- the LOC111608824 gene encoding flocculation protein FLO11-like translates to MQFSLILTSLLCFTTRMSMVRAIDCPCTTVSNRRVHLSKIKEYTIQEDGNCLFSAIVFQTVSRKTICSNPKDDWANRVILQLKKRQNQKISKDSSSGSESPSAPSSAQGSEQTETPALAPGSELPSAPALVPSMSPRSEQTTAPASAPALVLESEPPSTPSIAPESEPPSTQSTSPRSEQTIAPASEPPSAQSTSPRSEQTTAPASAPALVLESEPLSTPSIAPESEPPSTPATSPESEPPSTPATSPESEQTTAPRSALVPSMSSMSPASNPTSAPASALESESPSTPSASPESEPPSTPATSPASEPATVPSAPSTELGSEPPSTPSATPSGPATLSGSEPTSELTSASSTKTSTSSKAPSSTTLNPISAKSTPNPTSAPNTTSGSRSALHHILATSSTIRRASTQRHLTLRK, encoded by the exons ATGCAGTTCAGCTTGATTTTAACCTCTCTTTTATGTTTCACAACACGGATGAGCATGGTCCGAGCAA TCGACTGTCCTTGTACCACGGTCTCCAACAGGAGAGTCCATCTTTCTAAAATTAAGGAATACACCATTCAGGAGGACGGCAACTGTCTCTTTAGTGCAATTGT gtTTCAGACAGTGAGCAGAAAGACCATTTGCTCCAACCCCAAAGATGACTGGGCAAACCGTGTtattctgcagctgaagaaaagacagaatcaaaaaatatcaaaagacTCATCATCAGGATCAGAATCACCATCAGCCCCATCATCAGCACAAGgatcagaacaaacagaaacaccagCATTAGCACCAGGATCAGAGCTACCATCTGCACCAGCATTAGTACCATCAATGTCACCAAGATCAGAACAAACAACAGCACCAGCATCAGCACCAGCATTAGTACTGGAATCAGAGCCACCCTCAACACCATCAATAgcaccagaatcagaaccaccATCAACACAATCAACGTCACCAAGATCAGAACAAACAATAGCACCAGCATCAGAACCACCATCAGCACAATCAACGTCACCAAGATCAGAACAAACAACAGCACCAGCATCAGCACCAGCATTAGTACTGGAATCAGAGCCACTATCAACACCATCAATAgcaccagaatcagaaccaccATCAACACCAGCAACTtcaccagaatcagaaccaccATCAACACCAGCAACTTCACCAGAATCAGAACAAACAACAGCACCAAGATCAGCATTAGTACCATCAATGTCATCAATGTCACCAGCATCAAATCCAACATCAGCACCAGCATCAGCACTGGAATCAGAATCACCATCAACACCATCAGCTtcaccagaatcagaaccaccATCAACACCAGCAACTTCAccagcatcagaaccagcaaCAGTGCCATCAGCACCATCAACAGAACTAGGATCAGAACCACCATCAACACCATCAGCAACACCATCAGGTCCAGCAACATTAtccggatcagaaccaacatCAGAACTAACATCAGCATCATCAACCAAAACATCAACCTCTTCAAAAGCACCATCATCAACAACTTTAAACCCAATATCTGCAAAATCCACTCCAAATCCAACATCAGCACCAAACACCACTTCTGGTTCCAGATCAGCACTCCACCATATTCTAGCAACGTCCTCGACAATAAGAAGAGCAtcaacacaaagacatttaacactaaggaaatga